The following proteins come from a genomic window of Sebaldella sp. S0638:
- a CDS encoding IS3 family transposase, whose protein sequence is MHKYSVSAMCRVLKISRSTYYYKPVKKENTDILEQTIKNIFKDSRNNYGTRKIKIELSKLKYIVSRRKISRIMKKSGLVSSYTKASYKPVNMKIPENETGNLLNREFKSKN, encoded by the coding sequence ATGCATAAATATTCAGTATCAGCAATGTGCCGTGTCCTCAAAATATCAAGAAGTACTTACTATTACAAACCTGTAAAAAAGGAAAATACAGATATTTTGGAACAGACAATAAAAAATATATTTAAAGATAGTAGAAATAATTACGGGACTCGAAAGATAAAAATTGAACTTTCTAAGTTAAAATATATAGTTTCAAGAAGAAAAATCAGTAGAATAATGAAAAAATCAGGTCTTGTATCAAGTTATACAAAAGCCAGTTACAAACCTGTCAATATGAAAATACCGGAAAATGAGACCGGTAATCTTTTGAATAGGGAATTTAAAAGTAAAAATC